Proteins from one Arthrobacter sp. DNA4 genomic window:
- the rsfS gene encoding ribosome silencing factor encodes MTATESSIAIARTAAKAAADKIAQDIVAMDVSERLALADVFLIASAPSERQVNAIVDGIEEELAKQDLRPVRREGRSGGRWVLLDYADVVIHVQHEEDRVFYALERLWKDCPVVDLQLGDDSSAKAAAVSDSE; translated from the coding sequence GTGACTGCAACAGAATCGTCCATCGCCATAGCCCGTACGGCTGCCAAAGCTGCCGCGGACAAGATCGCCCAGGACATCGTCGCCATGGATGTGAGCGAACGCCTGGCCCTCGCTGATGTCTTCCTCATCGCGTCGGCGCCCAGCGAACGCCAGGTCAACGCCATCGTGGACGGCATCGAGGAAGAACTCGCCAAGCAGGACCTTCGCCCGGTCCGCCGCGAGGGCAGGTCCGGCGGCCGCTGGGTCCTGCTGGATTACGCCGACGTCGTGATCCATGTCCAGCACGAGGAAGACCGGGTCTTCTACGCCCTGGAACGCCTCTGGAAGGACTGCCCCGTGGTGGACCTGCAGCTCGGCGATGACTCGTCCGCCAAGGCCGCTGCGGTTTCCGACAGCGAGTAG
- a CDS encoding DUF3311 domain-containing protein, protein MSHADGYRPDGEAFPEESRLTRDTAIRGLTRPAPYIGAGILLAAAILFPLMPQLYAFDAPRLGGMPFFYWYQLLWVPVSAILTGSAYWLVTREDRRRRAEARAGGPPQAGTASAGAGLGGDRP, encoded by the coding sequence ATGTCCCACGCAGACGGCTACAGGCCGGACGGCGAAGCCTTTCCCGAAGAATCCCGCCTGACGCGGGACACCGCCATCCGGGGGCTTACCAGGCCCGCTCCTTACATAGGCGCCGGCATCCTGCTGGCCGCCGCCATTCTCTTTCCCCTGATGCCGCAGCTCTACGCTTTTGACGCGCCGCGGCTGGGCGGGATGCCGTTCTTCTACTGGTACCAGCTGCTGTGGGTGCCGGTCTCTGCGATCCTGACCGGGAGCGCGTACTGGCTGGTCACCAGGGAGGACCGACGACGGCGGGCCGAGGCCCGTGCAGGTGGCCCGCCCCAGGCAGGCACTGCCTCCGCCGGGGCCGGTTTGGGAGGGGACCGGCCATGA
- the nadD gene encoding nicotinate-nucleotide adenylyltransferase, producing the protein MGGTFDPIHHGHLVAASEVAAEFDLDEVVFVPTGQPWQKSHKQVSEPEHRYLMTVIATASNPRFTVSRVDVDRPGPTYTIDTLRDLRAQRPDADLFFITGADALAQILSWKDIDELWSLAHFVGVTRPGHVLDGMGRDDVSLLEVPAMAISSTDCRARVAANNPVWYLVPDGVVQYIAKYGLYSDAPAGADDPTSEAREPASTE; encoded by the coding sequence ATGGGCGGAACCTTCGATCCCATCCACCACGGCCACCTTGTGGCTGCCAGCGAAGTCGCGGCGGAGTTCGACCTCGACGAGGTGGTCTTCGTCCCCACCGGGCAACCATGGCAAAAGTCCCATAAACAGGTCAGCGAGCCCGAGCACCGGTATCTGATGACCGTCATCGCCACGGCGTCCAATCCGCGCTTCACCGTCAGCCGTGTCGATGTTGACCGCCCGGGTCCCACCTACACCATCGACACCCTCCGCGACCTGAGGGCCCAGCGCCCCGACGCCGACCTGTTCTTCATCACCGGCGCGGACGCCCTGGCGCAGATCCTGTCCTGGAAGGACATCGACGAACTGTGGTCGCTGGCGCACTTCGTGGGCGTCACCCGGCCCGGCCATGTCCTTGACGGCATGGGCCGTGACGATGTCAGCCTGCTCGAAGTGCCCGCCATGGCCATTTCGTCGACGGACTGCCGTGCCCGCGTGGCCGCGAATAACCCGGTCTGGTACCTGGTCCCGGACGGGGTAGTCCAGTACATCGCCAAGTACGGCCTGTATTCCGACGCACCCGCAGGCGCGGATGACCCAACTTCCGAAGCACGCGAACCAGCCAGTACTGAATGA
- the mctP gene encoding monocarboxylate uptake permease MctP, whose translation MNTREINWTALIIVVLLFVIVAVMGFLAAKWRRSTEVEGLHSLDEWGLGGRGFGTWITWFLLGGDLYTAYTFVAVPAAMWATGAVSGFFAVPYTIVLYPIIFIIMSRLWSVSHRHGYVTSADFVGGRYGSRWLSLAVAVTGIVATMPYIALQLVGIKAVLTVLGLGSSGNVLLTDLPLILAFVVLAAYTYTSGLRAPAMIAVVKDLLIYLAVIVAVIYLPIKFGGWDGIFGAAQTKLGTVNQATGKPAGVFVPGAANYSAYWSLALGSAMALFMYPHSVTAVLASKARNTIRRNAAILPLYSLMLGFLALLGFVAIKAGTKPIDLDGSVNPQLVVPQLFLDHFPAWFAGIALAAIAIGALVPAAIMSIAAANMFTRNIYRDFIRPDVDPKTEAKVSKIVSLVVKVGALVFVIAMDQSAAINMQLLGGIWILQTFPAVVAGLYTRWFDRWALLVGWAVGIIFGTVSAYNVVNPVTKAHFGGSVAPIPGTDFSVYIAVSAFALNLVVAAVLTLVMRALKVRTGEDLTRPTDYDADETDPKVVQIEKTQHFTQPGGPSPVA comes from the coding sequence ATGAATACCCGGGAGATCAACTGGACAGCCCTGATCATTGTGGTGCTGCTCTTCGTCATCGTGGCCGTGATGGGCTTCCTGGCCGCCAAGTGGCGCCGCAGCACCGAAGTGGAGGGGCTGCACAGCCTGGACGAGTGGGGCCTGGGCGGCCGTGGCTTCGGTACCTGGATCACCTGGTTCCTTTTGGGCGGGGACCTCTACACCGCCTACACCTTCGTGGCAGTGCCGGCGGCAATGTGGGCCACCGGCGCAGTGAGCGGCTTCTTCGCCGTGCCGTACACGATCGTCCTGTATCCGATCATCTTCATCATCATGAGCCGGTTGTGGTCCGTCTCGCACCGCCATGGCTACGTCACCTCAGCGGACTTCGTGGGCGGCCGCTACGGCAGCCGCTGGCTCTCCCTGGCCGTCGCCGTCACCGGGATCGTGGCCACCATGCCCTACATCGCGCTGCAACTGGTGGGCATCAAGGCGGTGCTCACCGTGCTTGGTTTGGGAAGCTCCGGCAATGTCCTGCTGACCGACCTGCCGCTGATCCTCGCCTTCGTGGTCCTGGCCGCCTACACCTACACCTCGGGCCTGCGCGCCCCGGCGATGATCGCCGTCGTCAAGGACCTGCTGATCTACCTCGCCGTCATTGTGGCCGTCATCTACCTGCCCATCAAGTTCGGCGGCTGGGACGGCATTTTTGGCGCAGCCCAGACCAAACTGGGAACGGTGAACCAGGCCACGGGCAAGCCGGCAGGTGTCTTTGTCCCCGGCGCGGCCAACTACTCCGCCTACTGGTCCCTGGCACTGGGCTCGGCCATGGCGCTGTTCATGTACCCGCACTCGGTGACGGCGGTGCTGGCCTCAAAGGCCCGCAACACCATCCGCCGCAACGCCGCCATCCTGCCGCTGTACTCGCTGATGCTGGGCTTCCTGGCACTGCTGGGATTCGTGGCCATCAAGGCGGGTACCAAGCCGATCGACCTGGACGGATCGGTCAATCCGCAGCTGGTGGTTCCGCAGCTGTTCCTCGACCACTTCCCGGCCTGGTTTGCCGGCATCGCACTGGCTGCGATCGCCATCGGGGCCCTGGTACCGGCGGCGATCATGTCCATTGCCGCCGCCAACATGTTCACCCGGAACATCTACCGCGACTTCATCCGCCCGGACGTCGATCCAAAGACCGAGGCGAAGGTGTCCAAGATCGTCTCCCTGGTGGTGAAGGTGGGCGCCCTGGTTTTCGTGATCGCCATGGACCAGTCGGCGGCCATCAACATGCAGCTGCTGGGCGGCATCTGGATCCTGCAGACCTTCCCCGCCGTGGTGGCCGGGCTCTACACCCGGTGGTTTGACCGCTGGGCCCTCCTGGTCGGCTGGGCGGTGGGCATCATCTTCGGTACCGTCTCCGCGTACAACGTGGTCAACCCGGTGACCAAGGCGCACTTCGGCGGGTCGGTGGCGCCCATCCCCGGCACCGACTTCAGCGTCTACATTGCTGTGTCGGCGTTCGCGCTGAACCTGGTGGTCGCCGCCGTGCTGACCCTGGTGATGCGGGCCCTCAAGGTCCGTACCGGCGAAGACCTCACCCGGCCCACGGACTACGACGCAGACGAAACGGATCCGAAAGTGGTGCAGATCGAAAAGACCCAGCATTTCACCCAGCCTGGCGGGCCTTCCCCGGTGGCCTAG